CAAAGACGACGGATATCGGCAAGCGCGTTACTGGACCGAAGAAGGGCTGGCCTGGCTCCAATATACGCAAGCCACGATGCCACGTTTCTGGCGCGAGTATCAGGGTCAGTATTTTCAGCGCAATCTGTGTCATGAGATTCCCCTTCCCCTCAACTGGCCTGTTGAAGTCAATCAGTTAGAAGCCAAAGCTTTTTGTCGCTGGAAAGCAGAGCAAGCGCAGCTGCCGGTCCGGTTGCCAACTGAAGCTGAGTGGTATTTACTGCGCCAATGTCTGGAAGAAGCCTCTCCGCACTGGCAGGAAGTGCCCGGCAATACTGAGCTGGCTTATTTTGCTTCATCCTGTCCGGTTGACCGCTTCGAACACAATGGCTTATGCGACATTGTGGGCAATGTCTGGCAATGGACCGAAACGACAATCGACGGCTTCCAGGGCTTCCAAGTCCACCCGTTATATGATGATTTCTCGACACCAACATTTGATGGTAAACATAACCTGATGAAAGGTGGATCCTGGATATCAACCGGTAACGAAAGCATTCCCGAGTCGCGTTACGCATTTCGCCGACATTTTTATCAGCACGCCGGATTCCGGTATGTCGTCTCAAAACAGGATCCAGCCAGCATGACGCACCTCAACGTGTATGAAACCAATGAATTGATCGCTCAATATCTGGAGTTCCACTACGGTCAGGAATATTTCAATGTGCCGAATTTCTGTGTCAATGGCGTGAAGCAATGTCTGGAAGAAGTCTCCCTGCACCAGACACGGCGAGCGCTGGATATTGGTTGCTCTGTCGGGCGCGCAAGTTTTGAGCTGGCAAAACGCTTTGACCATGTCGATGGCATCGACTTCTCTGCCCGGTTTATACAGCAGGCCTACGCTTTGCTTGAACAAGGTGAGAAGCGTTACACAATTCCAACCGAAGGGGATCTGGTTGAGTTCAAAAGTATCACGCTGGATCAGATCGGTTATCAGAACCTGAGCGACAAAATCCATTTCAGTCAGGGCGATGCCTGCAACCTGAAACCCCAATTTACAGATTACGATTTGGTTTACGCCTCAAACCTGATCGATCGGCTGGGTGATCCGGCAGGCTTTCTGACCAGCATTGCTGCACGGATTGCGCCCGGCGGCTATCTGGTGATCACCTCTCCCTACACTTGGCTTGAGGACTATACTGCCAAAGATAAATGGCTGGGCGGGATTAAAGTCAACGGTGAAAACTTCACAACGCTGGACGGACTGACGGAAACCCTGATCCCGCATTTTGAACTGGTCGCCGTGAAAGAAATTCCTTTTGTCATCCGGGAAACCAAGCGAAAATTTCAACATACCGTTTCTGAAATGACGATCTGGCGCAAGCGTTAACGGGCATTGGAGAATCTCCCCCAGACCGATACATTGACGCAGGTCTGGGGTAGAATGCCCGCTTTTGATGGATAGGAACAGCGAAGTGAAAACCCCTTGCGTCGCGAAGTGTAAGAATCAGGAAGGTATTTGCAGCGGATGCCTGAGGACCATGAAAGAAATC
The Photobacterium sp. GJ3 DNA segment above includes these coding regions:
- the ovoA gene encoding 5-histidylcysteine sulfoxide synthase, which gives rise to MVQFPTAATRSVLLTGSSEQSKRQELKAAFNQTWALYESLFRLIHDDDAFYRKAEPLRHPLIFYFGHTAVFYINKLKLGKYIEQRLNPQFESMFAIGVDEMSWDDLNEAHYDWPAVDDVRVYREQVRHAVNQFIDDMPLTLPIKDADPAWVVLMGIEHERIHLETSSVIIRQLPLSDLTPSPEWAPCTEFGPAPENQLIAMSGRHLTLGKSEDADTYGWDNEYGTQHFKIEDFKTSKYLVSNQEYLEFVKDDGYRQARYWTEEGLAWLQYTQATMPRFWREYQGQYFQRNLCHEIPLPLNWPVEVNQLEAKAFCRWKAEQAQLPVRLPTEAEWYLLRQCLEEASPHWQEVPGNTELAYFASSCPVDRFEHNGLCDIVGNVWQWTETTIDGFQGFQVHPLYDDFSTPTFDGKHNLMKGGSWISTGNESIPESRYAFRRHFYQHAGFRYVVSKQDPASMTHLNVYETNELIAQYLEFHYGQEYFNVPNFCVNGVKQCLEEVSLHQTRRALDIGCSVGRASFELAKRFDHVDGIDFSARFIQQAYALLEQGEKRYTIPTEGDLVEFKSITLDQIGYQNLSDKIHFSQGDACNLKPQFTDYDLVYASNLIDRLGDPAGFLTSIAARIAPGGYLVITSPYTWLEDYTAKDKWLGGIKVNGENFTTLDGLTETLIPHFELVAVKEIPFVIRETKRKFQHTVSEMTIWRKR